A window from Paraburkholderia acidiphila encodes these proteins:
- the sufD gene encoding Fe-S cluster assembly protein SufD yields MSESTREHYRDAFRTMAGTLAGVELPWLRKARRHAFDRFEALGFPGTQLEAWKYTNVMSIAKPHWHFMPSDGDHTDYARLIDDLVPADAGGRIVFVNGRHAPKLSSLPPLPEGAFVGTLAQAMRRIPDRIESIMARRAPEDGFAALNGAFRSDGYVVVLPPGCALDWPLHVLFFSSEAALAMHPFNAVVAERGARCSVVEQFAGITDEAYFVNTATEIVADEEAEIQHCRIQQEARTAFHIAHVGASVRRASHFTSHSFAFGGALSRTQIDTRLDAEDAQADLNGLYFVSARQHVDHHTRIDHEVPRGTSREYYRGVLDGASHGVFDGRVIVHQDAQQTNAHQSNDNLLLSRSAEIDTKPQLEIHADDVKCTHGATVGQLDESPLFYLRSRGIDERMARALLVWSFARVSVDRVESAALRSRLTQQLLARLPGGEYLRGLS; encoded by the coding sequence ATGAGCGAATCGACGCGCGAGCACTACCGCGACGCATTCCGCACGATGGCGGGAACGCTGGCGGGTGTCGAACTGCCCTGGCTGCGCAAGGCGAGGCGGCACGCGTTCGACCGTTTCGAAGCGTTGGGCTTTCCCGGCACGCAGCTGGAAGCATGGAAATACACCAATGTGATGTCCATTGCGAAACCGCACTGGCATTTCATGCCTTCGGACGGCGATCACACCGACTATGCCCGCTTGATCGACGACCTCGTGCCCGCCGATGCGGGCGGCCGTATCGTGTTCGTCAACGGCCGCCACGCGCCGAAGCTCTCGTCACTGCCGCCGTTGCCGGAGGGCGCCTTCGTTGGCACGCTCGCGCAGGCAATGCGGAGGATTCCTGATCGGATCGAGTCCATCATGGCACGCCGCGCGCCGGAGGACGGCTTCGCGGCGCTCAACGGCGCATTTCGCAGCGACGGCTACGTGGTCGTATTGCCGCCAGGCTGCGCGCTGGACTGGCCGCTACACGTGCTGTTCTTCAGCAGCGAGGCCGCGCTCGCCATGCATCCGTTCAACGCCGTGGTGGCGGAGCGGGGCGCGCGGTGCTCGGTCGTCGAGCAGTTCGCGGGCATTACCGACGAAGCGTACTTCGTCAACACGGCCACGGAGATCGTCGCCGACGAAGAGGCCGAGATTCAGCATTGCCGTATTCAGCAGGAGGCGCGTACCGCGTTTCATATCGCGCATGTGGGCGCTTCCGTGCGGCGCGCCAGCCACTTCACCTCGCACTCGTTCGCGTTTGGCGGCGCGTTGTCGCGCACGCAGATCGATACCCGGCTCGATGCCGAAGACGCTCAGGCCGATCTGAACGGCCTGTATTTCGTGAGCGCGAGGCAGCACGTGGATCATCACACGCGTATCGACCATGAGGTGCCGCGCGGCACGAGCCGCGAATACTATCGCGGCGTGCTCGACGGTGCATCGCATGGCGTGTTCGACGGCCGCGTGATCGTGCACCAGGACGCGCAGCAAACCAACGCGCATCAGAGCAACGACAATTTGCTGCTCTCGCGCAGCGCCGAGATCGACACGAAGCCGCAACTGGAAATTCACGCCGACGACGTGAAGTGCACGCACGGCGCAACCGTCGGCCAGCTCGACGAGAGCCCGCTCTTTTACCTGCGCTCGCGCGGCATTGACGAGCGTATGGCACGTGCGCTCCTCGTATGGTCGTTCGCGCGCGTGAGCGTGGATCGCGTGGAAAGCGCGGCGTTGCGCAGCCGGCTCACGCAACAACTGCTCGCGCGCTTGCCCGGTGGCGAATACCTGCGGGGACTGTCATGA
- a CDS encoding ROK family protein — protein MPDSSAEHKQNSRVFVADIGGSYIRLGVSERPGSVRLLDSMPTPVDSWEAFGAALQSLAERHIGESRSPLAISMAGAIDPASGVICSSNVPCVSGRVLGAELTSRLQRRVRIANDADCLALAEAVEGAGAGHDVVFCVVLGSGVGGALVVGGRVAGGASGISGEWGHGLPVSTHVDFNGTGHAEPVSALRCGCGRMGCVDTIGGARGLERLNALLNGEQQDSHALLDDWQQGSARAQRTVCAWLALVSEPLAAVINITGASVVPACGGLSNVSPLIEALDAAVRKRTLREFRERVVVPGRFRHDGGLIGAAILARQDEFCEP, from the coding sequence GTGCCAGACAGCAGCGCTGAACACAAGCAAAACTCACGAGTCTTTGTCGCGGACATCGGCGGCTCTTACATCAGGCTCGGCGTATCGGAGCGTCCTGGCAGCGTGCGCCTGCTCGACAGCATGCCGACGCCGGTCGACAGTTGGGAGGCATTTGGCGCGGCGCTCCAATCCCTCGCAGAGCGTCACATTGGCGAGAGCCGCTCGCCTCTCGCGATCTCGATGGCCGGTGCGATCGATCCCGCAAGTGGGGTGATCTGTTCGTCCAACGTCCCATGCGTTTCGGGTCGCGTGCTTGGCGCGGAGTTGACCTCCCGGCTTCAGCGGCGCGTACGCATTGCCAACGACGCTGACTGCCTCGCATTGGCCGAGGCCGTCGAGGGGGCGGGGGCGGGCCACGATGTCGTGTTTTGCGTGGTCCTCGGCTCCGGTGTTGGCGGCGCGCTCGTGGTGGGAGGCCGCGTAGCCGGCGGCGCGAGCGGCATATCGGGCGAGTGGGGGCACGGGCTGCCTGTGAGCACGCACGTCGACTTCAACGGCACGGGCCACGCGGAGCCTGTGAGCGCATTGCGTTGCGGTTGCGGCCGCATGGGCTGCGTCGACACCATCGGCGGGGCACGTGGCCTTGAGCGGCTCAACGCGCTGCTGAACGGCGAACAGCAAGACAGCCACGCCCTTCTCGACGATTGGCAGCAAGGCAGCGCTCGCGCGCAGCGCACCGTTTGCGCCTGGCTCGCCCTCGTATCGGAACCGCTGGCAGCTGTCATCAACATTACCGGTGCTTCGGTCGTGCCGGCTTGCGGCGGACTATCCAATGTGTCCCCACTCATCGAAGCGCTGGATGCCGCCGTGCGCAAGCGTACGCTGCGGGAATTTCGCGAGCGTGTAGTCGTGCCCGGCAGGTTCCGGCACGACGGCGGGCTTATCGGCGCGGCCATCCTCGCGAGGCAGGACGAGTTTTGCGAGCCGTAA
- the hpnJ gene encoding hopanoid biosynthesis associated radical SAM protein HpnJ, translating into MKTLFLQAPSYEGFDGGAGSRFQTKREIRSFWYPTWLVQPAALVEGSRVVDAPADELSLETTLDIAQEYELVIIHTSSPSFQSDVRFAEHLKRRKSTILIGMIGAKVAVDPHGSLTASDALDFVCREEFDFTCREIAQGLPFESILGLSYRLPDGGIMHNDARPILEDMDQLPFVSPIYKRDLTPEHYFSGYLKHPYLSLYTGRGCKSRCTFCLWPHTVGGHRYRTRSVEHVLEEVKWIRDNMPEIKEIMFDDDTFTDLRPRAEEIARGLGKLGVTWSCNAKANVPYSTLKVMKDNGLRLLLVGYESGDDKILVNVKKGLRTDMARQFSEDCRKLGIKIHGTFILGLPGETHETIQKTIQYAKEINPHTIQVSLAAPYPGTVLHKQAVENGWLNDTKVITLINSAGTQASTIGYPHLSREEIYLGVEEFYKRFYFRPSKIWEIVREMLVSWEMMRRRLQEGAEFFRYLRARKV; encoded by the coding sequence ATGAAAACGCTGTTTCTGCAGGCACCTTCGTATGAAGGCTTCGATGGCGGCGCGGGTTCACGTTTTCAAACAAAGCGTGAGATCCGCTCGTTCTGGTATCCAACGTGGCTCGTTCAGCCGGCCGCGCTCGTCGAAGGCAGCCGCGTGGTCGATGCCCCCGCAGACGAGCTTTCACTGGAAACGACCCTGGATATCGCTCAGGAATACGAACTGGTGATCATTCACACAAGTTCACCCTCGTTCCAGAGCGACGTTCGGTTTGCCGAGCACTTGAAGCGGCGCAAGAGCACGATCCTTATCGGCATGATCGGTGCGAAAGTGGCGGTCGATCCTCATGGTTCGCTTACCGCGAGCGACGCGCTCGACTTCGTCTGCCGCGAAGAATTCGACTTCACGTGCCGCGAAATTGCACAGGGACTACCGTTCGAATCGATTCTGGGCCTGAGCTATCGCCTGCCCGACGGCGGGATCATGCACAACGACGCCCGGCCGATTCTCGAAGACATGGACCAGCTTCCCTTCGTCTCGCCGATCTACAAGCGCGACCTCACGCCCGAGCATTATTTCAGCGGCTATCTCAAGCATCCCTATCTGTCGCTCTACACGGGGCGTGGCTGCAAATCCCGCTGCACGTTCTGCCTTTGGCCGCACACGGTCGGCGGCCACCGCTATCGCACGCGCTCGGTCGAGCACGTGCTGGAAGAAGTGAAATGGATTCGGGACAACATGCCCGAAATCAAGGAGATCATGTTCGATGACGACACGTTTACGGATCTGCGGCCGCGCGCCGAAGAGATCGCGCGCGGGCTCGGCAAGCTAGGCGTGACGTGGTCGTGCAATGCCAAGGCGAATGTGCCGTACTCCACCCTGAAGGTCATGAAGGACAACGGGTTGCGGCTCCTGCTCGTGGGCTACGAATCCGGCGACGACAAGATCCTCGTGAACGTCAAAAAGGGCTTGCGTACCGATATGGCGCGCCAGTTCAGCGAGGATTGCCGCAAGCTCGGCATCAAGATCCACGGGACCTTCATTCTCGGTCTGCCGGGCGAGACGCACGAGACGATTCAGAAGACCATTCAGTACGCGAAAGAGATCAATCCCCATACCATTCAGGTGTCGCTCGCCGCGCCATATCCCGGCACGGTGCTGCATAAGCAGGCGGTTGAAAATGGCTGGCTGAACGATACCAAGGTCATTACGCTCATCAATTCGGCGGGAACGCAGGCTTCGACAATCGGATATCCGCACCTCTCGCGCGAAGAGATCTACCTTGGCGTCGAGGAGTTCTACAAGCGCTTTTATTTCCGGCCGTCGAAGATCTGGGAAATCGTCCGCGAGATGCTGGTGAGCTGGGAAATGATGAGGCGGCGCCTGCAGGAAGGCGCGGAGTTCTTCCGATATCTCCGGGCGCGTAAGGTCTGA
- a CDS encoding IlvD/Edd family dehydratase produces the protein MSEKNSPHEKASPEPEGMRGGLTNYGDTGFSLFLRKAFIKGAGYTDDALQRPVIGITNTGSAYNPCHGNVPQLLEALKRGILLAGGLPMEFPTISIHESFSQPTSMFMRNLMSMDTEEMIRAQPMDAVVLIGGCDKTVPAQLMGAISAGIPAIQLITGSMVTGAHRGERVGACTDCRRYWGKFRAGEVTAQEIAEVNDRLVPSVGTCAVMGTASTMACVAEAMGMTVPGGATPPAVTSDRMRVAEQTGAQAVEMAARRRSIDQVLGAQSIENGLRVLLAIGGSTNGIVHLAAIAGRLGFDIDLDAVDRMGRETPVLLNLKPSGEHYMEDFHRAGGMATLLHELKPLLHLDAMTVTGRTLGEEMERAGPRFAQDVVKPLGAPIYPQGGLAVLRGNLAPGGAIIKQSAASAALMEHEGRAVVFEDASDMANRIDSDDLDVHADDVIVLKRIGPKGAPGMPEAGYIPIPKKLARAGVKDMVRISDGRMSGTAFGTIVLHVTPEAAIGGPLAHVRNGDRIRLSVANREIALLVDDEELRRRAQANPVTVPTASRGYHKLFLDTVTQADKGADFDFLRAAESRGAVPRK, from the coding sequence ATGTCCGAGAAGAATTCCCCGCACGAAAAGGCTTCCCCGGAGCCGGAGGGCATGCGTGGCGGTTTGACGAATTACGGCGACACAGGCTTCTCGCTATTCCTGCGCAAGGCCTTCATCAAGGGCGCCGGCTATACCGACGACGCGCTGCAGCGTCCAGTCATCGGCATCACCAATACGGGCAGCGCGTACAACCCTTGCCATGGCAACGTGCCTCAACTGCTCGAGGCGCTCAAGCGCGGCATTTTGCTGGCGGGCGGATTGCCGATGGAATTCCCGACCATCTCCATTCACGAGAGCTTTTCGCAGCCAACGAGCATGTTCATGCGCAACCTCATGTCGATGGATACCGAGGAGATGATTCGCGCGCAGCCCATGGACGCTGTCGTGCTCATCGGCGGCTGCGACAAGACCGTGCCCGCGCAATTGATGGGCGCCATATCGGCGGGCATTCCCGCCATTCAGCTCATTACGGGGTCCATGGTGACAGGCGCGCATCGCGGCGAACGCGTGGGCGCGTGCACGGATTGCCGCCGCTATTGGGGCAAGTTTCGCGCGGGCGAAGTCACGGCGCAGGAGATCGCGGAGGTGAACGACCGCCTGGTGCCGAGCGTCGGCACCTGTGCCGTCATGGGTACGGCCAGCACCATGGCGTGTGTGGCGGAAGCCATGGGCATGACCGTGCCGGGCGGCGCCACGCCTCCCGCCGTGACGTCGGACCGCATGCGCGTGGCCGAGCAGACCGGCGCACAGGCTGTGGAGATGGCGGCGCGGCGGCGCTCGATCGACCAGGTGCTCGGTGCCCAGTCGATCGAGAACGGCTTGCGGGTGCTGCTGGCCATTGGCGGTTCGACGAACGGCATCGTGCATCTTGCCGCCATTGCCGGACGGCTCGGCTTCGACATCGATCTGGACGCGGTGGACCGCATGGGCCGCGAAACGCCGGTCCTGCTCAACCTGAAGCCTTCCGGCGAGCACTACATGGAAGATTTTCATCGGGCTGGTGGCATGGCCACGCTGCTTCACGAACTGAAGCCCCTGCTTCATCTCGATGCCATGACCGTGACGGGCCGCACGCTGGGCGAGGAGATGGAGCGCGCCGGACCGCGCTTCGCGCAAGACGTGGTGAAGCCGCTTGGCGCGCCCATCTATCCGCAAGGGGGGCTGGCCGTCCTGCGCGGCAATCTTGCGCCGGGGGGCGCAATCATCAAACAATCGGCGGCTTCCGCGGCGCTGATGGAGCACGAGGGCCGCGCGGTCGTATTCGAGGACGCCAGCGACATGGCGAACCGCATCGACTCCGACGACCTCGACGTGCACGCCGACGACGTCATCGTCCTCAAGCGGATTGGGCCCAAAGGCGCGCCGGGCATGCCCGAGGCCGGCTACATTCCGATCCCGAAGAAACTTGCCCGGGCCGGGGTGAAAGACATGGTGCGGATTTCGGACGGACGGATGAGCGGCACGGCATTCGGGACGATCGTGCTGCACGTCACGCCGGAAGCCGCCATCGGCGGCCCGCTTGCGCACGTGCGTAACGGCGACCGCATCCGCCTGAGCGTGGCCAACCGCGAGATCGCCTTGCTCGTGGACGACGAAGAACTGAGGCGCCGGGCGCAGGCGAATCCGGTGACGGTGCCCACGGCGAGCCGCGGTTATCACAAGCTGTTTCTCGACACCGTGACCCAGGCGGACAAGGGCGCCGACTTCGATTTCCTCAGGGCGGCCGAGTCGCGGGGCGCAGTCCCGAGAAAGTAG
- a CDS encoding ROK family protein translates to MKSTAKRAVKSTVKRTASARRASQGIENILAIDIGGTGLKAAIVDANGAMRTERIRVATPHPCPPALLVDTLATLVEPLLKQYPSTHVSIGFPGFVRNNHVLTAPHLGPDGWNDVPLAQMLGERLGITSVRMINDAEMQGLAAIEGQGLEFVMTLGTGVGTAMLRDGELMPHLELAHHPVSKKRAYDEYIGDAARKKAGSKRWNARVEKIIGILDSLVHYDKLWIGGGNAARLTFDLPPNVATVSNERGIEGGARLWHPRSVRETPQLPAATQRAGKFR, encoded by the coding sequence ATGAAAAGCACTGCGAAGCGCGCTGTGAAAAGTACTGTGAAGCGCACGGCGAGCGCCAGGCGCGCCTCGCAGGGCATCGAAAACATTCTCGCGATCGACATAGGCGGAACGGGCCTGAAGGCGGCGATCGTCGACGCGAACGGCGCCATGCGCACGGAGCGCATACGCGTGGCGACGCCGCATCCCTGCCCGCCGGCCTTGCTGGTCGACACGCTCGCGACGCTCGTCGAGCCGCTGCTCAAGCAATATCCCTCAACGCACGTTTCGATCGGCTTCCCTGGTTTCGTGCGCAACAATCATGTGCTCACGGCGCCGCATCTCGGCCCCGATGGCTGGAACGACGTGCCGCTCGCGCAGATGCTGGGCGAGCGCCTGGGGATCACTTCGGTGCGCATGATCAACGACGCGGAAATGCAGGGCCTCGCCGCCATCGAAGGGCAAGGCCTCGAATTCGTCATGACGCTCGGCACCGGCGTGGGCACGGCCATGTTGCGTGACGGCGAACTGATGCCGCACCTCGAACTCGCGCATCACCCGGTCAGCAAGAAGCGCGCATACGACGAATACATCGGCGACGCCGCGCGCAAGAAGGCGGGCAGCAAACGCTGGAACGCGCGCGTCGAGAAGATCATCGGCATCCTCGACTCGCTCGTGCATTACGACAAGCTGTGGATAGGCGGCGGCAACGCGGCGCGCCTCACATTCGACCTGCCGCCGAACGTGGCGACCGTATCGAACGAGCGTGGCATCGAGGGCGGCGCGCGCTTGTGGCACCCGCGCTCGGTGCGCGAAACGCCGCAATTGCCCGCGGCGACACAGCGCGCGGGCAAATTCAGGTAA
- a CDS encoding DUF1488 family protein, translated as MRIEFTSRRHAVAAARVAFEANVDNRPVWCSVSLDALNDRFGNTGTSAHALLSAFEANRPSIELAARHALEKNGGQSVELETRDLE; from the coding sequence ATGAGAATCGAATTCACGAGTCGCCGTCACGCCGTGGCTGCCGCACGCGTAGCGTTCGAAGCCAACGTGGACAACCGCCCGGTATGGTGCAGCGTATCGCTCGACGCGCTGAACGATCGCTTCGGCAACACCGGCACATCGGCGCATGCGCTATTGAGCGCGTTCGAGGCGAACCGCCCGAGCATCGAACTGGCTGCGCGCCACGCGCTGGAGAAAAACGGGGGCCAGTCTGTGGAGCTCGAAACGCGCGATCTGGAGTAA
- a CDS encoding BrnA antitoxin family protein: MHAKSTGSRRTWVDADDAPEISDEWIEQAELREGDKIVRRGRPPGSQKTATTISFDDDILEAFKATGPSWQSRLNAAVRDWLKTHSPTEVEA, translated from the coding sequence ATGCACGCGAAATCAACCGGCTCGCGCCGCACCTGGGTTGATGCGGACGACGCTCCCGAGATTTCGGACGAATGGATCGAGCAAGCGGAACTGCGCGAGGGCGACAAAATCGTGCGCCGCGGCCGCCCGCCAGGCAGCCAGAAAACGGCAACGACCATCAGCTTCGACGACGACATTCTCGAAGCCTTCAAGGCTACCGGCCCTAGCTGGCAGTCGCGCCTCAATGCTGCGGTGCGCGACTGGCTGAAGACGCATTCCCCCACCGAGGTCGAAGCATAA
- the zwf gene encoding glucose-6-phosphate dehydrogenase, whose amino-acid sequence MSTKQTQTESSNEASRAAPSAKVPAHPQGAPAAPASPAGKHPAPPCTLVIFGAGGDLTQRLLMPALYNLAVDRLLDDGMKIIGVNHGERETSAWIDDLHAALQKFAADKASTFHAGKLDDTAWDWVAQRLTYMAGEFEDDGAYQRLAQQLNGKSRGNVVFYLAVGARFFKPIIERLGKAGLLDEGSGDGAFRRVVIEKPFGADLASARDLNQHVLSFTKESQVYRIDHFLGKDTVQSILALRFANAMFEPVWRREYIDSVQITASEVIGVEGRGKFYEQTGAFRDMVPNHLFQLLGMVAMEPPNSFDAEAVRNKKAEIFDALKPLTPDDVVFGQYAKGPAGVGYRDEPNVAKDSRTETYAAVRVQIDNWRWAGVPFYLRTGKRLAARRTEISVQLKRVPFLLFRDTPVNTLTPNVLTLRIDPTHGTSFDFNVKTPGPVVQIGPVHSTFDYDDFFAEHANVGYETLLYDCMLGDQTLFQRADSIEATWSAVDGVLHPELDAALPVYDYAAGSEGPAQADALLARDGRAWRALAQAQTKKK is encoded by the coding sequence ATGTCGACGAAACAGACCCAGACCGAATCCTCCAACGAAGCCTCCCGCGCGGCCCCCAGCGCAAAAGTGCCCGCCCATCCGCAAGGTGCGCCGGCCGCTCCCGCCTCGCCCGCCGGCAAGCATCCCGCGCCGCCCTGCACGCTCGTGATCTTCGGTGCGGGCGGCGATCTGACCCAGCGCCTGTTGATGCCGGCGCTGTACAACCTCGCCGTCGACCGTCTGCTCGACGACGGCATGAAGATCATCGGCGTGAATCACGGCGAGCGCGAGACCAGCGCGTGGATCGACGATCTGCACGCCGCGCTGCAAAAATTCGCCGCCGACAAGGCGAGCACCTTCCATGCGGGCAAACTCGACGACACAGCGTGGGACTGGGTCGCGCAGCGCCTGACCTACATGGCGGGCGAATTCGAGGACGACGGCGCGTATCAGCGTCTCGCGCAGCAGTTGAATGGCAAGTCGCGCGGCAACGTCGTGTTTTATCTCGCGGTGGGCGCGCGCTTCTTCAAGCCGATTATCGAGCGGCTCGGCAAGGCCGGCTTGCTCGACGAGGGCAGCGGCGACGGCGCCTTCCGCCGCGTCGTGATCGAAAAGCCCTTCGGCGCCGACCTCGCTTCGGCGCGCGACTTGAACCAGCATGTGCTCAGTTTCACGAAAGAATCGCAGGTCTATCGCATCGACCATTTCCTCGGCAAGGACACGGTGCAGAGCATTCTCGCGCTGCGTTTCGCCAACGCCATGTTCGAGCCCGTGTGGCGGCGCGAGTACATCGACAGCGTGCAGATCACGGCTTCCGAAGTGATCGGCGTGGAAGGCCGCGGCAAGTTCTACGAGCAGACCGGCGCGTTTCGCGACATGGTGCCCAACCACCTCTTTCAACTGCTCGGCATGGTCGCCATGGAGCCGCCCAATTCGTTCGACGCCGAAGCGGTGCGCAACAAGAAAGCCGAAATTTTCGACGCGCTCAAGCCGCTCACGCCCGACGACGTGGTGTTCGGACAATACGCAAAAGGCCCGGCGGGCGTGGGTTACCGCGACGAACCCAACGTGGCCAAAGACAGCCGCACCGAAACCTATGCCGCCGTGCGCGTGCAGATCGACAACTGGCGCTGGGCGGGCGTGCCCTTCTATTTGCGCACCGGCAAGCGGCTCGCCGCGCGGCGCACGGAGATTTCGGTGCAGTTGAAGCGCGTGCCGTTTCTGCTCTTTCGCGACACGCCAGTGAATACGCTCACGCCCAACGTGCTGACGCTGCGTATCGATCCGACCCACGGCACGAGCTTCGACTTCAACGTGAAAACGCCGGGGCCGGTCGTGCAGATCGGCCCGGTGCATTCGACGTTCGATTACGACGACTTCTTTGCGGAGCACGCCAACGTCGGCTACGAAACCCTGCTCTACGATTGCATGCTCGGCGACCAGACGCTCTTTCAACGCGCCGACAGCATAGAGGCGACATGGTCGGCGGTGGACGGCGTGTTGCATCCGGAACTCGACGCCGCGCTCCCCGTGTACGACTACGCCGCGGGCAGCGAAGGCCCGGCCCAGGCCGATGCGCTGCTCGCGCGCGACGGCCGCGCGTGGCGCGCGCTCGCACAGGCGCAAACGAAGAAGAAGTGA
- the sufC gene encoding Fe-S cluster assembly ATPase SufC, which yields MLEVRNLNVEVEGKPILRGVDLRVNAGEVHAIMGPNGSGKSTLAHVLAGREQYVVTGGSVQYDGCDLLALAPDERARRGLFLAFQYPVEIPGVSNIYLLKAALNAQRKQRGEAELDAMDFLALVKEKMAAMEMKEDLLYRGVNEGFSGGEKKRNEVLQMTVLEPRLAILDETDSGLDIDALQLVARGVNQMRSADRAIVLVTHYQRLLDYIVPDHVHVLSRGRIVRSGSHELALELERKGYGWLGEPDSDEPAGGPGAGTQQTAAAREQR from the coding sequence ATGCTGGAAGTTCGCAATCTGAATGTCGAAGTCGAAGGTAAGCCGATTTTGCGCGGCGTGGATTTGCGCGTGAACGCGGGCGAGGTTCACGCGATCATGGGGCCGAACGGCTCCGGCAAAAGCACGCTCGCCCATGTGCTGGCGGGGCGCGAGCAATACGTGGTCACGGGGGGCAGCGTGCAGTACGACGGCTGCGACCTGCTCGCGCTTGCGCCAGACGAACGCGCGCGACGCGGGCTCTTTCTCGCGTTTCAGTACCCGGTCGAAATACCGGGCGTGAGCAATATTTATCTGCTCAAGGCCGCGCTCAACGCGCAGCGCAAACAACGTGGCGAAGCGGAACTCGACGCCATGGACTTTCTCGCGCTGGTGAAAGAAAAAATGGCGGCAATGGAGATGAAGGAAGACCTCCTGTACCGCGGCGTGAACGAAGGGTTTTCGGGCGGCGAGAAAAAACGCAACGAGGTGCTGCAAATGACGGTGCTGGAGCCGCGCCTCGCCATTCTCGACGAGACCGACTCCGGGCTCGACATCGACGCGCTGCAACTCGTCGCGCGCGGTGTGAACCAGATGCGCAGCGCGGACCGGGCGATCGTGCTGGTGACGCATTACCAGCGCCTGCTCGACTACATCGTGCCGGACCACGTGCACGTGCTTTCGCGTGGCCGCATCGTGCGATCGGGTTCGCACGAGCTTGCGCTCGAACTCGAGCGCAAGGGCTACGGCTGGCTCGGCGAGCCGGATAGCGACGAACCGGCAGGGGGGCCGGGCGCCGGCACGCAACAGACGGCAGCGGCCAGGGAGCAGCGATGA
- the sufB gene encoding Fe-S cluster assembly protein SufB, translating into MDTQAKTFEELLQREYRHGFVSDVQSDTLPRGLSEHVIRLISARKQEPDFMLEWRLAAYRHWLTMTEPHWASIQHPPIDFQDIAYYSAPHTQTNRPKSLDEVDPELLRTYEKLGVPLQEREMLAGVAVDAVFDSVSVATTFRRQLGELGIIFCSFSEAVREHPDLVRQYLGSVVPYTDNFFATLNSAVFSDGSFCYIPPGVRCPMELSTYFRINARNTGQFERTLIVADKGAYVSYLEGCTAPMRDENQLHAAVVELVALEGAQIRYSTVQNWYPGDAQGRGGIYNFVTKRGDCREANARISWTQVETGSAITWKYPSVILQGDNSIGEFYSAALTNHYQQADTGTKMVHIGRNTRSTILSKGISAGRGKNAYRGLVKMARSAENARNYTQCDSLLLGDRCSAFTFPYIEVKNPSAKVEHEASTSRIGEDQLFYCRQRGLTEEDAVSMIVNGFCKDVFKELPMEFAVEAQKLLGVSLEGSVG; encoded by the coding sequence ATGGATACACAAGCGAAAACGTTCGAGGAATTGCTGCAGCGGGAATATCGGCACGGGTTCGTTTCGGACGTGCAGTCCGATACGTTGCCGCGCGGTTTGTCCGAGCACGTGATCCGGCTCATCTCGGCGCGCAAGCAGGAGCCGGACTTCATGCTCGAATGGCGGCTCGCCGCCTACCGGCATTGGCTCACGATGACCGAACCGCATTGGGCGAGCATCCAGCATCCGCCGATCGACTTCCAGGACATCGCCTACTATTCCGCGCCGCATACGCAGACCAACCGCCCGAAAAGCCTCGACGAAGTCGATCCGGAACTCCTTCGCACCTACGAGAAGCTCGGCGTGCCCCTGCAGGAGCGCGAGATGCTCGCGGGCGTGGCCGTGGACGCGGTATTCGACAGCGTGTCCGTCGCCACGACGTTTCGTCGGCAGCTGGGCGAGCTTGGCATCATTTTCTGTTCGTTTTCGGAAGCGGTGCGCGAGCATCCGGACCTCGTGCGCCAGTATCTCGGCTCGGTCGTGCCGTACACCGACAACTTCTTCGCAACGCTCAACTCCGCGGTATTCAGCGACGGTTCGTTTTGCTATATCCCGCCGGGCGTGCGCTGCCCGATGGAGTTGTCCACGTACTTCCGCATCAACGCACGCAACACGGGCCAGTTCGAGCGCACGCTCATCGTGGCCGACAAGGGCGCTTACGTAAGCTACCTGGAAGGCTGCACGGCGCCGATGCGCGACGAAAACCAGCTGCATGCCGCCGTGGTGGAGCTCGTCGCGCTGGAGGGCGCGCAAATCCGCTATTCGACGGTGCAGAACTGGTATCCGGGCGACGCGCAAGGACGCGGCGGCATCTACAACTTCGTGACGAAGCGCGGCGACTGCCGCGAGGCCAACGCCAGGATTTCGTGGACGCAAGTCGAAACGGGCTCCGCCATTACATGGAAATATCCGAGCGTGATTTTGCAGGGCGACAACTCGATCGGCGAGTTCTATTCGGCGGCGCTCACCAACCACTATCAGCAGGCCGATACCGGCACGAAGATGGTCCATATCGGGCGCAATACGCGCAGCACGATTCTCTCGAAGGGCATTTCGGCGGGCCGAGGCAAGAACGCGTATCGCGGGCTCGTGAAAATGGCGCGCTCGGCCGAAAACGCCCGCAATTACACCCAGTGCGATTCGCTCCTGCTCGGCGATCGATGCAGCGCCTTCACGTTTCCGTATATCGAGGTGAAGAACCCCAGCGCGAAGGTCGAACACGAAGCCTCGACGTCGCGCATTGGCGAGGACCAGCTGTTCTATTGCCGGCAGCGCGGGCTAACCGAGGAGGACGCGGTGTCGATGATCGTCAACGGCTTTTGCAAGGACGTGTTCAAGGAGTTGCCGATGGAATTCGCTGTGGAAGCGCAAAAGCTTCTGGGCGTGAGCCTGGAAGGCAGCGTAGGTTGA